One genomic segment of Coriobacteriia bacterium includes these proteins:
- the menC gene encoding o-succinylbenzoate synthase yields MSGETGNEFACAFACTLARRPNAPFLWLCDGERGASDGVSLPTVSYAEMDDAARRVASGLAVRGVRAGDYVPVDLANSSAFVAFMLAASRVGCALVTLNARLSSAEKRLRLEGLRGTLGAELPDPLSETDVEGMMGARARVETDVLGTDVTSGSATAVVMFTSGTTGAPKAVPLTWDNLCGSARASNERLSRPGAGLWQATLPMYHVGGLQVLVRSVLNGTPLALYRRFDAARVLSDAAELGATHLSVVDATLQDLLDADDRRSSEGLARVLPRYDCLLLGGSAPNPATLRRAVEAGARVWASFGMTETSSQVANAPVTEAFDGWLELLPGYEARAVGGQLALGGPGVMGGYLNAPTPRAADGLLLSGDTGVVRGNRIRVGERTADMFVSGGENVYPAEVEDALRRVPGVRDAYVFGARDERWGRRPVAFVEMPAGADAGPAVARAAAVREGLAKTLSKINLPDRLYVLDEFPRTGIGKVDRSALRAHDDARICVRRIDIWRIEQPFVQPITTARTTLRTRPSLIVRVRGERGNAGLGECVSFTTPWYLPETLGEDLRALSEHLVPLVLGTPLLDPWQAEELLASCPEARRLPMARAALENALWDLWARQRGLPLWRVLLEEAGESACAGTTEGLTVPAGAVLGIGSIDETRAAADRAVAAGYARIKMKVRPGDDVACVRAVRVDHPDLMVTLDANGSYTEADAALLRELDELGARCIEEPLDPARPPAEGPAGLWERLERLQATMHTLICLDESVTCAEDAWHVLESHPALRCFALKIGKFGGVAPALRFYREARKRGAEVWMGGMFDTSISKRLHAAFEALPGVDIPGDLCSTARYFARDVAKPELVVDGGRISLDSPGLGCDLDEGAVACLCTEHLAFEV; encoded by the coding sequence ATGTCAGGTGAGACGGGCAACGAGTTCGCCTGTGCGTTCGCGTGTACGCTGGCCAGACGCCCCAACGCTCCATTCCTGTGGCTGTGCGACGGGGAGCGGGGCGCCTCTGACGGCGTGTCGCTCCCCACGGTGAGCTACGCCGAAATGGACGACGCCGCCCGTCGTGTGGCGTCTGGTCTTGCGGTGCGGGGCGTCCGGGCGGGCGACTACGTGCCGGTCGACCTCGCGAACTCGTCGGCCTTCGTCGCGTTCATGCTGGCTGCGTCGCGCGTCGGCTGCGCCCTCGTGACGCTGAACGCGCGCCTTTCGTCCGCCGAGAAGCGCCTGCGCCTCGAGGGGCTTCGGGGCACTCTCGGCGCCGAGTTGCCCGATCCACTCTCCGAGACTGACGTCGAAGGGATGATGGGTGCTCGCGCGCGCGTCGAAACGGACGTGCTGGGCACCGATGTGACGTCCGGCTCCGCGACGGCCGTCGTCATGTTCACGTCGGGTACGACGGGGGCGCCCAAGGCCGTGCCCCTGACGTGGGACAACCTCTGCGGCTCGGCACGTGCCTCCAACGAGCGTCTCAGCCGCCCGGGCGCCGGCCTGTGGCAGGCGACGCTGCCGATGTACCACGTCGGCGGCCTCCAGGTGCTCGTGCGCAGCGTGCTCAACGGGACGCCTCTCGCCCTCTATCGCCGCTTTGACGCCGCGCGCGTCCTGTCGGATGCGGCGGAGCTCGGCGCGACGCACCTCTCCGTCGTGGACGCGACGCTGCAGGACCTGCTCGACGCCGACGATCGTCGCTCTAGCGAGGGGCTCGCACGCGTTCTGCCGCGCTATGACTGCCTGCTGCTCGGCGGCTCCGCTCCCAACCCCGCGACGCTGCGCCGCGCTGTCGAGGCGGGGGCGCGCGTGTGGGCGAGCTTCGGCATGACGGAGACGTCGAGCCAGGTGGCAAACGCCCCCGTCACCGAGGCGTTCGACGGCTGGCTTGAGCTGCTGCCTGGGTACGAGGCCCGCGCAGTTGGCGGGCAGCTTGCCCTGGGCGGCCCGGGCGTCATGGGCGGCTATCTCAACGCGCCGACGCCGCGTGCGGCCGACGGCCTGCTGCTGAGCGGCGACACGGGGGTGGTTCGTGGCAACCGCATCCGTGTGGGCGAGCGGACGGCCGACATGTTCGTCTCGGGCGGTGAGAACGTCTATCCGGCGGAGGTGGAAGACGCCCTGAGGCGTGTGCCCGGCGTGCGCGACGCCTACGTGTTCGGGGCGCGCGACGAGCGGTGGGGCCGTCGCCCGGTCGCTTTTGTCGAGATGCCTGCGGGCGCGGATGCGGGGCCCGCAGTGGCGCGGGCGGCTGCCGTACGCGAGGGGCTTGCGAAGACGCTCTCCAAGATCAACCTGCCTGACCGGCTCTACGTGCTCGACGAGTTCCCGCGCACGGGCATCGGCAAGGTCGACCGATCTGCGCTGCGAGCTCACGATGACGCCCGGATCTGCGTGCGCCGTATCGACATCTGGCGCATCGAGCAGCCGTTTGTGCAGCCGATCACGACGGCCCGCACGACGCTGCGCACGAGGCCCTCTCTCATCGTGCGCGTGCGGGGAGAGCGAGGCAACGCCGGGCTGGGGGAGTGCGTCTCGTTCACGACGCCGTGGTATCTGCCCGAGACGCTCGGCGAGGACCTCCGGGCTCTGAGCGAGCACCTCGTTCCGCTCGTCCTGGGAACGCCGCTGCTTGACCCGTGGCAGGCGGAGGAGCTGTTGGCGTCCTGTCCCGAGGCGCGCCGCCTGCCCATGGCGCGCGCGGCGCTCGAGAACGCCCTGTGGGACCTGTGGGCGCGCCAGCGCGGCCTGCCTCTGTGGCGCGTGCTGCTCGAGGAGGCGGGGGAGTCTGCCTGCGCAGGGACGACGGAGGGGCTGACCGTGCCGGCGGGTGCCGTCCTGGGCATCGGAAGCATCGACGAGACACGGGCTGCCGCCGATCGAGCCGTCGCTGCCGGCTACGCCCGCATAAAGATGAAGGTGCGCCCCGGCGACGATGTCGCGTGCGTGCGTGCCGTGCGCGTCGACCATCCTGACCTCATGGTCACGCTCGACGCGAACGGGAGCTACACCGAGGCCGACGCCGCCCTGCTGCGCGAGCTGGATGAGCTGGGCGCGCGTTGCATCGAGGAGCCGCTCGACCCCGCGCGTCCACCTGCGGAGGGACCGGCGGGTCTGTGGGAGCGCCTGGAGCGCCTGCAGGCCACGATGCACACGCTGATCTGCCTCGACGAGTCAGTCACGTGTGCAGAGGACGCGTGGCACGTGCTCGAGTCGCATCCCGCGCTGCGCTGCTTTGCGCTCAAGATCGGCAAGTTCGGTGGTGTCGCGCCGGCGCTGCGCTTTTACCGGGAGGCACGCAAGCGTGGCGCGGAGGTCTGGATGGGCGGCATGTTCGACACATCTATCTCTAAGCGCCTTCACGCCGCGTTCGAGGCGCTACCCGGCGTCGACATCCCAGGCGACCTTTGCTCGACGGCGCGCTACTTCGCCCGGGACGTCGCAAAGCCCGAGCTTGTGGTTGACGGAGGGCGCATCTCGCTCGATAGCCCCGGCTTGGGCTGTGACCTCGACGAGGGGGCCGTTGCCTGCCTCTGCACGGAGCACCTCGCGTTCGAGGTGTAG